Proteins from one Gossypium raimondii isolate GPD5lz chromosome 8, ASM2569854v1, whole genome shotgun sequence genomic window:
- the LOC105791466 gene encoding WRKY transcription factor 23 has product MESKEGVLKMEEELGNSFSDYFPLQSIFDWSCEGGGNMPLGFMELLGVQDLKPPLFDMGQQQAPSAVVNQALNPCSTKNERFNYQPATPNSSSISSASSEAVNDEPIQVDDDQEEDQQKTKKQLKPKKTNQKRQSEPRFAFMTKSEVDHLEDGYRWRKYGQKAVKNSSFPRSYYRCTTTSCNVKKRVERSFTDPSMVITTYEGQHTHPSPIKPRSSLGGGAGSAPYHYRQQRQPFVNTLPPLNFGHNNGSIKAGNFHHERRFCSPGSSLLKDHGLLQDVIPSHMLKEE; this is encoded by the exons ATGGAGAGTAAAGAGGGTGTATTAAAGATGGAGGAGGAGTTGGGGAACTCCTTTTCTGATTATTTCCCATTGCAAAGTATATTTGATTGGAGCTGTGAAGGAGGAGGGAATATGCCATTAGGGTTTATGGAGTTGTTGGGTGTTCAAGACTTGAAGCCTCCTTTGTTCGATATGGGACAACAACAAGCTCCATCTGCCGTAGTAAACCAGGCTTTGAATCCTTGTTCTACGAAAAACGAGCGTTTTAATTATCAGCCTGCAACCCCCAACTCGTCCTCGATTTCATCAGCTTCAAGCGAGGCTGTCAATGATGAACCTATTCAAGTCGATGATGACCAAGAAGAAGACCAGCAAAAGACCAAGAAACA GCTGAAACCCAAGAAGACAAATCAGAAGAGACAGAGCGAGCCGAGATTCGCGTTCATGACAAAGAGCGAGGTTGATCATTTAGAAGATGGGTACAGATGGAGAAAGTACGGCCAAAAAGCTGTAAAAAACAGCTCCTTTCCTAG GAGTTATTATCGTTGCACCACCACCTCATGTAACGTGAAAAAAAGGGTGGAGAGATCTTTCACTGATCCTAGCATGGTGATCACCACTTACGAAGGCCAGCACACTCATCCCAGTCCCATCAAGCCTCGTTCCAGTCTAGGTGGTGGCGCCGGTTCTGCTCCTTATCACTATCGGCAGCAACGACAGCCATTTGTCAATACCTTGCCTCCTTTGAACTTTGGACACAACAATGGCTCCATTAAAGCCGGTAATTTTCACCATGAGAGGCGATTTTGCAGCCCGGGATCGTCTTTGCTTAAAGACCATGGCCTGCTTCAAGACGTTATACCATCCCATATGCTGAAAGAAGAGTAG